From a single Desulfobaccales bacterium genomic region:
- a CDS encoding exo-beta-N-acetylmuramidase NamZ domain-containing protein, whose protein sequence is MMPPQRSIIAFTAVVIVIIVLGLGGCARMPPPLPPVAVEPTPPPCPPLPPAPPPDMSEIDSPSFARIAQVAKREIAAGHIPGAVIVVGHQGRIVYRKAFGLRAVEPCPVPMTVDTIFDLASLTKVVATTIAVMELVDKGSIKLDAPVATYWPAFAANGKGSITIRQLLMHTSGLRPGLMARFHWSDYGGAMKAVEEDHPVTPPGAKFSYSDVNFITLCEIVRRVSHQPLDVYCTREVWGPLGMRDTFFNPPPQLKNRIAPTDYQGHGLRWGQVSDPTSHRMGGVAGHAGVFSTGNDLAILAQMIIDGGTCRGKRILGEKTVAAMEKPQRVPGSSTLRGLGWDVQSPYSRIFNTSFPAGSFGHTGYTGTSIWIDPRSETFLIILTSRLHPRGKGDVKPLRVATAAVVAAAVRMGKPARSAALRPEAGDDEEAGFGASDTPDRVRPGIEVLATDGFAPLVGKNLGVITNHTGIDASGRTTLNLLLKAKGVKVRAIFSPEHGLSGQFDEHVASGKDAATGLPVYSLYGKVKKPTPQMLRGLDALVYDIQDVGCRYYTYITTMAYAMEAAAAARLDFYVLDRPDPINACAVQGPVLDPGLKSFIGYYPLPIRYGMTAGELAQLFNCERGLGVKLQVIKMAGYRRDSWFNETGLPWVNPSPNLRSLTQAILYPAVGMLESANVSVGRGTPTPFEVMGAPWISGQRLAEYLNHRKIGGIVFEPVVFTPSASPYPRQRCEGVRLRVKDRAVLNSPALGVELAAALYRLYPGKFQFGGTLGMCGSRDVINSIKCGVDPRTIEDQWQARLKSFDRLRAKYLLY, encoded by the coding sequence ATGATGCCTCCACAAAGATCTATCATCGCGTTCACTGCAGTTGTCATTGTCATCATTGTTTTAGGTCTGGGCGGTTGCGCCCGCATGCCGCCGCCGCTGCCGCCGGTAGCGGTGGAGCCCACCCCGCCTCCGTGCCCCCCACTGCCGCCAGCGCCACCGCCCGACATGAGCGAGATTGATTCGCCCTCCTTTGCGCGCATCGCGCAAGTGGCCAAACGGGAGATCGCCGCAGGGCACATCCCCGGAGCCGTTATCGTGGTGGGGCACCAGGGCCGGATCGTCTACCGCAAGGCCTTCGGGCTGCGCGCCGTTGAGCCGTGCCCTGTGCCCATGACGGTGGATACCATCTTCGATCTCGCCTCCCTGACCAAGGTCGTGGCCACCACCATAGCCGTCATGGAACTGGTTGACAAAGGCTCCATTAAACTCGATGCCCCCGTGGCCACCTATTGGCCGGCCTTCGCGGCCAACGGCAAGGGGAGCATCACCATCCGGCAACTCCTCATGCACACTTCCGGCCTGCGTCCGGGCCTGATGGCCCGTTTCCACTGGTCGGATTATGGCGGCGCCATGAAAGCAGTGGAGGAGGATCACCCCGTAACGCCTCCCGGCGCAAAATTCAGTTACAGCGACGTCAATTTCATCACCCTGTGTGAGATCGTGCGCCGGGTCTCCCACCAGCCCTTGGACGTTTACTGCACCAGGGAAGTCTGGGGGCCGCTCGGTATGCGGGACACCTTCTTTAACCCGCCGCCGCAGCTCAAAAACCGCATTGCGCCGACGGATTATCAAGGCCATGGCCTTCGCTGGGGCCAGGTCTCGGACCCCACCTCGCATCGTATGGGCGGCGTGGCCGGTCATGCCGGGGTGTTCTCTACGGGCAACGATTTGGCCATCCTGGCCCAGATGATCATTGACGGCGGGACTTGCCGGGGCAAACGTATTCTCGGTGAGAAAACCGTGGCCGCTATGGAGAAACCCCAACGCGTTCCGGGCAGTTCCACCTTGCGGGGTCTCGGCTGGGATGTGCAATCCCCCTATAGCAGGATCTTCAACACCTCCTTTCCCGCCGGTTCCTTCGGACACACCGGCTATACCGGGACCTCCATCTGGATCGACCCGCGCTCGGAAACTTTCCTGATCATCCTCACCAGCCGCCTGCATCCTCGCGGCAAAGGGGACGTCAAACCCCTGCGGGTCGCAACCGCCGCGGTAGTGGCTGCCGCAGTGCGTATGGGAAAACCGGCCCGCAGCGCCGCTCTGCGCCCTGAGGCCGGTGACGACGAAGAAGCGGGGTTTGGCGCCAGCGACACCCCGGATCGGGTCCGGCCCGGGATCGAGGTGCTGGCCACAGACGGTTTTGCCCCTCTGGTGGGAAAAAACCTCGGCGTGATCACCAATCACACGGGCATCGACGCTTCGGGGCGCACCACCCTCAACCTGCTGCTCAAGGCCAAGGGAGTCAAGGTGCGGGCAATTTTTAGCCCCGAGCATGGTTTGTCCGGCCAATTCGACGAGCATGTGGCCTCCGGGAAAGACGCGGCCACCGGGCTGCCGGTCTACAGCCTGTACGGTAAGGTAAAAAAGCCCACGCCTCAGATGTTGCGGGGGCTTGACGCCCTGGTTTACGACATCCAGGACGTCGGCTGCCGTTATTATACTTATATTACCACCATGGCTTATGCCATGGAGGCCGCCGCCGCAGCCCGCCTCGACTTCTATGTGCTGGATCGGCCCGACCCCATCAATGCCTGCGCGGTGCAAGGGCCGGTGTTGGACCCCGGCTTGAAATCCTTCATCGGTTACTACCCTTTGCCCATCCGTTATGGCATGACAGCCGGGGAGCTAGCGCAACTCTTTAATTGTGAGAGAGGACTTGGCGTCAAGTTGCAGGTCATAAAGATGGCGGGGTATCGCCGGGATAGCTGGTTCAACGAAACCGGCCTGCCCTGGGTGAACCCCTCGCCGAACCTCCGGTCCCTGACCCAGGCCATCCTCTATCCTGCGGTGGGCATGCTTGAGTCCGCCAATGTCAGCGTTGGCCGGGGAACTCCCACGCCCTTTGAAGTCATGGGGGCTCCCTGGATTTCAGGGCAGCGGTTGGCTGAATATTTGAATCACCGCAAGATCGGCGGGATCGTCTTCGAGCCGGTGGTTTTCACCCCCTCTGCCAGCCCCTACCCCCGCCAGAGATGCGAAGGAGTCCGCCTGCGTGTGAAAGATCGGGCCGTGCTGAATAGTCCGGCCCTCGGGGTTGAGTTGGCCGCGGCTCTGTACCGTCTCTATCCGGGGAAATTCCAGTTTGGCGGGACCCTGGGCATGTGCGGTTCCCGTGACGTGATCAACTCCATCAAGTGCGGCGTTGATCCCCGCACTATTGAAGACCAGTGGCAGGCCCGGCTGAAATCCTTCGACCGCCTGCGGGCCAAATATCTGCTCTACTGA
- a CDS encoding ATP-binding protein yields the protein MAELIYSRADLKKLVQFSSLVNSSLDSQEVLNNTLMSVEQWVHAEVSSIFEVDKVKGELFFRLARGAGVEPIKPLRLQIGEGIAGWVAQTEQPLICADPYEDPRFSRQFDEKSGFRTRSILCVPLKSQDRLVGVLEVLNKQDAPSFTDDDLEMLTMLSNMIGPAMENAQLYRRLQEKLDLTVEELQLVEEKLLQSQRLAALGKLSQGVAHEVRNPVMIIGGFARHLQKRLPPDDPSQAMVAPILDEVHRLEQMVLEIEAFTVLLEPNLKRQDLTGVIDQVLAEAAPALKQHRISMQRLIPPNLPRIPLDEHLMGQALHQLINNAMDAMEGGGRLTLEVTPDAKGLSLSLRDTGAGIPPEDMPYIFDPFFSSKPHGTGMGLTKVHQVISNHRGEIQITSAPGHGTEVAVWLPRWQVK from the coding sequence ATGGCAGAATTAATTTACTCTCGAGCCGATCTGAAGAAATTGGTCCAATTCTCTTCTTTGGTCAACTCGTCCCTAGATTCTCAGGAGGTGCTGAATAACACCTTGATGAGTGTTGAGCAGTGGGTGCATGCCGAGGTAAGCTCCATTTTTGAGGTGGATAAGGTCAAGGGGGAACTCTTTTTTCGCCTGGCCCGGGGCGCAGGGGTGGAGCCGATCAAACCGCTGCGGTTGCAGATTGGCGAAGGTATCGCCGGGTGGGTGGCCCAGACGGAACAACCCCTGATCTGTGCCGACCCTTACGAGGATCCCCGCTTCTCCCGGCAGTTTGATGAGAAATCGGGCTTTCGCACCCGCTCCATCCTCTGTGTTCCCCTGAAATCGCAGGATCGGCTCGTTGGGGTGTTGGAGGTGCTCAACAAGCAAGACGCTCCCAGCTTTACCGACGACGACCTGGAGATGCTGACCATGCTCAGCAATATGATCGGCCCGGCCATGGAAAATGCCCAGCTTTACCGGCGCCTGCAAGAAAAACTGGACCTCACCGTGGAAGAGTTGCAGTTGGTGGAAGAAAAGCTTTTGCAATCCCAGCGCCTGGCTGCCCTGGGCAAACTCTCCCAAGGGGTGGCTCATGAGGTGCGAAACCCCGTCATGATCATCGGCGGTTTTGCCCGGCACCTCCAGAAGCGCCTGCCTCCCGATGATCCTTCCCAGGCAATGGTCGCTCCGATCCTTGATGAGGTGCACCGGTTGGAACAGATGGTCTTAGAGATTGAAGCCTTCACGGTTTTGCTCGAGCCCAATCTTAAGCGCCAAGACCTGACCGGGGTTATCGATCAGGTGTTGGCTGAAGCCGCCCCGGCGCTTAAGCAGCACCGCATCAGCATGCAGCGCCTGATCCCTCCGAACCTGCCCCGGATTCCCCTGGATGAGCATCTCATGGGTCAGGCCCTCCATCAACTCATCAACAACGCCATGGATGCCATGGAAGGGGGCGGGCGGTTGACCCTGGAAGTAACCCCGGACGCCAAAGGGCTGAGTCTGAGCCTGAGGGACACCGGGGCTGGCATCCCGCCTGAGGATATGCCCTATATCTTCGACCCCTTTTTTTCATCCAAGCCTCATGGCACCGGCATGGGGCTGACCAAGGTCCACCAGGTCATCAGCAACCATCGGGGCGAAATCCAGATAACTTCCGCCCCCGGTCACGGCACCGAGGTTGCCGTCTGGCTCCCTCGCTGGCAGGTCAAATAG
- the hpnJ gene encoding hopanoid biosynthesis associated radical SAM protein HpnJ: MKRTLLLNPPSFQDFDGGAGSRYQATREVTSFWYPTWLCYPAGLIPDSRVVDAPPENLTVSQVANLAPDFELAVLFTTKPSFQHDLATVSHLKEKNPKLLVGLVGPQVSILAQESLAAGPQVDFVARREFDYAITEVAQGRPWDDILGISYRTNGAIHHNADRPYVEDLDALPMVTEIYHRDLTMEHYVIPYLRYPYVSFYTGRGCPSHCVYCLWPQTFTGRRYRVRSVGNVVAEVRRSLELFPQAAEIFFDDDTFTADGERARQLSREFRALKFVWSATARVNTSYETLKAMKEGGLRLLVVGFETGDPQVLKNIRKGATLDLGRRLNKWCRELGIQVHGTFMVGLPGETRESIEASIRFACELDPDTIQVSLATPYPGTEFYDFCRDQGYLQDDDALVNGSTGYQQCVVDYPGLAAAEIFQAVPQFYRRFYFRPRYMARAALVMMRDPEERRRLLKEGRQFLSFMFKRRQCQETPVAKGKRCP, from the coding sequence ATGAAACGCACATTGTTGCTCAATCCGCCATCTTTTCAGGATTTTGATGGCGGGGCCGGTTCGCGCTATCAGGCCACCCGCGAAGTCACCTCGTTCTGGTATCCCACCTGGCTGTGCTATCCCGCCGGGCTTATCCCCGATAGCCGGGTGGTGGACGCGCCCCCGGAGAATTTGACGGTGTCCCAGGTGGCGAATTTGGCCCCGGATTTCGAGTTGGCAGTCCTGTTCACCACCAAGCCGTCGTTCCAGCACGATCTGGCCACGGTCAGCCATCTTAAAGAGAAGAACCCCAAGCTCCTGGTGGGTCTGGTGGGGCCCCAGGTGAGCATCCTGGCCCAGGAATCCCTGGCAGCCGGCCCCCAGGTTGACTTCGTGGCTCGCCGGGAATTCGATTATGCCATCACCGAAGTGGCCCAGGGACGGCCCTGGGACGATATCCTGGGCATTAGCTATCGCACCAACGGCGCCATCCATCATAATGCCGACCGGCCTTACGTCGAGGACCTGGATGCCTTGCCCATGGTCACGGAGATTTACCACCGGGACCTGACCATGGAGCATTACGTAATTCCTTACCTGCGCTACCCCTATGTGTCGTTCTATACCGGCCGGGGCTGCCCGTCCCATTGCGTCTACTGCCTCTGGCCCCAGACGTTCACCGGGCGGCGCTACCGGGTGCGCAGCGTGGGCAACGTAGTGGCGGAGGTGCGCCGTTCCCTGGAACTTTTTCCTCAGGCCGCCGAAATTTTCTTTGATGACGACACCTTCACCGCGGACGGCGAACGGGCCCGGCAACTCAGCCGGGAATTCCGCGCCTTAAAATTCGTCTGGTCCGCTACCGCCCGGGTCAACACCTCCTACGAAACCCTCAAGGCCATGAAGGAGGGGGGCTTGCGTCTCCTGGTGGTGGGTTTTGAAACCGGCGACCCTCAGGTTTTAAAGAACATCCGCAAAGGGGCCACCCTGGACTTGGGGCGCCGTTTGAACAAGTGGTGCCGGGAATTAGGCATTCAGGTCCACGGCACCTTCATGGTGGGGCTCCCCGGCGAGACCCGGGAGTCCATCGAGGCCTCCATCCGGTTTGCCTGCGAGCTGGACCCTGACACCATCCAGGTTTCTCTGGCGACCCCCTATCCTGGTACGGAATTCTACGATTTTTGCCGGGATCAAGGCTATTTGCAGGATGACGACGCCCTGGTCAACGGTTCCACCGGATACCAGCAGTGCGTGGTGGACTATCCCGGCCTGGCCGCGGCGGAAATCTTTCAGGCGGTGCCACAATTCTACCGCCGGTTTTACTTCCGGCCCCGTTACATGGCCCGGGCGGCCCTGGTCATGATGCGTGACCCGGAGGAGCGCCGCCGCTTGCTGAAGGAAGGCCGCCAATTCTTGAGCTTCATGTTCAAACGGCGCCAGTGCCAGGAAACCCCCGTAGCCAAGGGCAAGCGCTGTCCATGA
- the hpnK gene encoding hopanoid biosynthesis-associated protein HpnK — MFTADDFGLSDALNGAVVLAHRQGLLRCAGLMPEAPRTQVAMRLARELPDLCLGVHLTLIQGRAVLPPKHLPHLVNPQGFFSNDPVTTGWRYFRQSRLLPEIRRELAAQIELVQRAGLTIWHLNSHLNLHLHPSIFPIVVGLAREYGIPAVRLAREDWRTTLALAPDGPLPKIAQGLIFALLARRAERIARTAGLSFNDHLFGLLNDGRMTEAYLLGLAPRLQPGVTEIYCHPGLFADPELKRWAPSYRRQEELAALLSPRLKDTLAATGIKITDFRELSRKKAAPN, encoded by the coding sequence ATCTTCACCGCCGACGACTTCGGGCTCTCCGACGCGTTAAACGGCGCGGTGGTTTTGGCCCACCGCCAGGGACTGCTGCGGTGCGCCGGTTTGATGCCCGAGGCGCCCCGGACCCAGGTGGCAATGAGACTGGCCCGGGAATTGCCTGATCTTTGCCTGGGGGTGCACCTCACCCTCATCCAGGGGCGGGCTGTTTTACCTCCAAAACATCTCCCCCACCTGGTCAATCCCCAAGGTTTCTTTTCCAACGATCCCGTGACCACTGGCTGGCGCTATTTTAGGCAATCGCGCCTGCTGCCGGAAATCCGCCGGGAGTTGGCGGCCCAGATCGAACTGGTTCAGCGGGCCGGACTGACCATCTGGCACCTCAACAGCCACCTCAACCTGCACCTGCACCCCAGTATCTTTCCGATTGTGGTGGGCCTGGCCCGGGAATACGGCATCCCCGCAGTGCGCCTGGCCCGGGAGGACTGGCGCACCACCCTGGCCCTGGCCCCGGACGGCCCGTTGCCCAAGATCGCCCAGGGTCTGATCTTTGCCCTCCTGGCTCGCCGGGCCGAGAGAATCGCCCGGACCGCAGGTCTCAGCTTTAACGACCATCTCTTCGGCCTCCTCAATGACGGGCGCATGACCGAAGCGTATCTCTTGGGGCTGGCGCCTCGGCTGCAGCCGGGGGTGACCGAGATCTACTGCCATCCGGGTCTCTTTGCGGACCCGGAGCTTAAGCGCTGGGCTCCAAGCTACCGGCGGCAGGAGGAACTGGCCGCGCTCCTGAGCCCGCGACTCAAGGACACTCTGGCAGCGACGGGGATTAAAATCACCGATTTTCGGGAACTGTCCCGGAAGAAAGCCGCGCCGAACTGA
- the secG gene encoding preprotein translocase subunit SecG, which produces MTTIVVIIHVIVSLALICIVLLQQGKGAGIGAAFGGSSQTVFGSTGAAPFLAKLTAVAAILFMCTSLGLTFLGRQKAPSVMQGAEKPAATQPAPAQPAPPTPIAPSSK; this is translated from the coding sequence ATGACTACCATCGTCGTTATCATTCATGTCATCGTTTCCCTGGCCCTGATCTGCATCGTGCTGCTGCAGCAAGGCAAGGGCGCAGGAATCGGCGCGGCTTTCGGCGGGTCCAGCCAGACGGTTTTTGGCTCCACTGGGGCCGCCCCCTTTCTGGCCAAGCTCACTGCGGTGGCGGCCATTCTCTTTATGTGCACCTCGTTGGGACTGACTTTCCTGGGCCGGCAGAAAGCGCCCTCGGTGATGCAAGGGGCGGAAAAACCCGCGGCTACTCAACCAGCCCCGGCCCAACCGGCTCCCCCAACTCCTATCGCACCCTCAAGCAAATGA
- a CDS encoding transglutaminase domain-containing protein, with product MPTAEIQAGIEKHIEAQVRLGGGYFHLPYGNKELRLKLVRVHTEYLSKLGPGRYFACVDLADISGDVYDVDFFLAGDPAAMRVTETIVHKLNGQPFYAWEQKSDGTWQRIPLKDASEGHLGVIREHDEFEFFYRATLPEITASARMWLPLASTDSFQTVKVKSINAPGKQSILQERQYGNKVLFLELGPKDSGKKVEIRYQVRRLEKAAYAAPTPDQRKYLNPERLVPTNEDFRRIAEQVVEGKKGDLVRARALYDHIIDRMRYIKYGDGWGKGDAVYACNARTGNCTDFHSYFIALARSVGIPARFAIGAAIPSERNEGGVDGYHCWAEFFAEGKWWPVDISEGNKYTGLATYYFGHHPANRFELSRGRDLVVEPGPTPGPINFLAYPVLEIGGKPVKAAVEFSFNRNAGHR from the coding sequence GTGCCAACCGCTGAGATACAGGCAGGCATCGAGAAGCACATCGAGGCGCAGGTCCGCCTGGGCGGAGGATATTTCCACCTTCCCTACGGCAACAAGGAACTCCGTCTCAAGCTGGTCCGAGTCCACACCGAATACCTGTCGAAACTGGGTCCTGGCCGCTATTTCGCCTGCGTGGACTTGGCGGACATCAGCGGCGACGTCTATGACGTCGATTTCTTTCTCGCCGGTGATCCTGCGGCGATGCGGGTCACCGAAACGATCGTCCATAAGCTAAACGGCCAGCCCTTTTACGCCTGGGAGCAAAAAAGCGATGGCACGTGGCAGCGCATCCCCCTGAAAGACGCTTCAGAAGGCCACTTGGGCGTCATCCGGGAGCACGACGAGTTCGAGTTTTTCTATCGGGCCACCCTGCCCGAGATAACCGCTTCCGCCCGCATGTGGCTTCCTCTGGCGTCCACGGACTCATTTCAGACGGTGAAGGTAAAATCCATCAACGCTCCAGGGAAGCAAAGCATATTGCAGGAGCGGCAATATGGCAACAAAGTCCTTTTCCTCGAGCTTGGTCCCAAGGACAGCGGTAAGAAGGTTGAGATCCGCTATCAGGTGCGGCGTCTTGAGAAGGCCGCCTATGCGGCGCCGACGCCCGACCAGCGAAAATACCTTAACCCGGAGCGTCTGGTGCCGACTAATGAGGATTTTCGCCGTATCGCCGAGCAGGTCGTTGAGGGTAAGAAGGGTGACCTGGTGCGCGCCCGAGCGCTTTACGATCACATCATCGACCGCATGCGCTACATCAAGTACGGCGACGGCTGGGGTAAGGGCGACGCCGTCTACGCTTGCAACGCCCGTACCGGTAACTGCACGGATTTTCACTCCTACTTCATTGCCCTGGCAAGGTCGGTCGGCATCCCGGCGCGCTTCGCCATCGGTGCGGCAATCCCTTCGGAGCGGAACGAGGGCGGGGTAGACGGCTATCATTGCTGGGCGGAGTTCTTTGCCGAGGGCAAGTGGTGGCCTGTGGACATCAGCGAGGGCAACAAGTATACGGGGCTGGCGACCTACTACTTTGGCCACCATCCCGCCAACCGCTTCGAACTCAGCCGCGGCCGCGACCTGGTGGTTGAACCAGGACCCACTCCAGGCCCCATCAACTTCCTTGCCTATCCCGTGCTAGAAATAGGCGGCAAGCCGGTAAAGGCGGCGGTGGAATTCTCTTTCAACAGAAACGCCGGCCACCGGTAG
- a CDS encoding sterol desaturase family protein has product MSIPEIAWGSLHIGPAPLPVIPLILGTVFLLLLVLEAVYPLRRRTRARSQRLPVNFALTATVMAVGLWVVRPLALAASFWAVDRNFGLLRVLKIPDPVAILLGLVLMDFTFYWWHRANHRFFLLWRFHGVHHLDPDLDVTTAIRFHFGEVLYSTGFRVLQVGLLGVDVFTFMLYEVTYQAANLFQHANLRLPLLLERALNKIVVTPRMHGIHHSVVSDEVGSNFSVIFRWWDALHRTLKLNVLQQDIVIGVAGYLSPEHNRLWHLVVLPLRFSKNYWLWPDGTEPVRPPSATPGSPGIIVG; this is encoded by the coding sequence ATGTCCATCCCAGAAATCGCTTGGGGTAGCCTGCATATCGGTCCGGCCCCTCTGCCCGTCATCCCTCTGATCTTGGGGACGGTCTTCTTGCTGCTCCTGGTCTTGGAGGCGGTCTACCCCCTCAGGCGGCGCACCCGGGCTCGCAGTCAGCGTTTGCCGGTGAACTTCGCCCTGACCGCCACGGTTATGGCCGTCGGCCTTTGGGTGGTGCGCCCCCTGGCCCTGGCCGCGTCTTTCTGGGCGGTGGACCGAAACTTCGGCCTCCTGCGCGTGCTCAAAATCCCCGACCCGGTTGCAATCTTGCTGGGGCTTGTCCTCATGGACTTCACCTTCTACTGGTGGCACCGGGCCAACCACAGGTTTTTCCTCCTTTGGCGGTTCCATGGCGTCCATCATCTGGACCCCGACCTGGACGTCACCACCGCGATCCGATTTCATTTTGGGGAGGTCCTCTACTCCACGGGGTTTCGGGTCCTTCAGGTGGGCCTTTTAGGGGTGGACGTCTTCACTTTTATGTTGTACGAAGTAACCTACCAGGCGGCTAATCTGTTCCAGCACGCCAACCTTCGCCTGCCCCTGCTCTTGGAGCGGGCCTTGAATAAAATCGTAGTGACGCCCCGCATGCATGGTATTCATCACTCCGTCGTCAGCGACGAAGTGGGGTCCAACTTTTCCGTAATTTTCCGCTGGTGGGACGCCCTCCACCGCACCCTGAAACTCAATGTTCTTCAGCAGGATATCGTCATCGGCGTGGCAGGCTATCTGTCCCCGGAACATAACCGCCTCTGGCACTTGGTAGTCTTGCCCCTCAGGTTTTCGAAAAACTACTGGCTCTGGCCGGACGGCACCGAGCCTGTCCGGCCCCCCTCCGCCACTCCTGGGAGTCCAGGAATTATCGTAGGATAG
- a CDS encoding TVP38/TMEM64 family protein, with product MQTRRFRGAALIKAMLLLIFIVAAVVLVRYTGVRELLTVEKLGAQLAAAGLWAPLAFILVYAVGVCLFIPGTLLTTLGAAIYGPYWGFVYVWVAAMLGSAGAFLIGRYLGREFAASLIGDRLKKYDDAIEKNGFATVLYLRLVYFPFTPMNFGMGLTKVRFRDYLWGTGLGILVGTFIFTFFVGTIKEVWASGQWGQLLTWKIFLSLGLFLFSLFIPKIISKLKVWEKIKTD from the coding sequence ATGCAGACCCGCAGATTTCGTGGGGCAGCCTTAATAAAAGCCATGCTCCTGTTAATCTTCATCGTGGCTGCGGTGGTGTTGGTCCGTTATACCGGTGTCAGGGAACTTCTCACCGTGGAAAAGTTGGGGGCGCAGCTCGCGGCCGCGGGCCTCTGGGCGCCCCTGGCCTTCATCCTGGTCTATGCCGTGGGGGTCTGCCTGTTCATTCCCGGGACCCTACTCACCACCCTGGGAGCCGCCATCTACGGTCCCTATTGGGGATTCGTCTACGTCTGGGTGGCGGCAATGTTGGGGTCGGCGGGGGCCTTTCTCATCGGACGCTACCTGGGGCGGGAATTCGCCGCCTCTCTCATCGGCGACCGCCTTAAGAAATACGACGACGCCATCGAAAAAAACGGCTTTGCCACCGTGCTCTACCTGCGCCTGGTCTATTTCCCCTTCACCCCTATGAACTTCGGCATGGGCCTGACCAAGGTGCGTTTCCGGGATTACCTCTGGGGCACGGGCTTAGGCATCCTGGTAGGCACCTTCATCTTTACCTTTTTCGTGGGAACCATCAAAGAAGTCTGGGCCAGCGGCCAGTGGGGACAATTGCTCACGTGGAAGATCTTCCTATCATTGGGGCTCTTTTTATTCTCTCTTTTCATCCCCAAGATCATATCAAAGTTGAAAGTTTGGGAAAAAATAAAAACTGACTAA
- a CDS encoding metalloregulator ArsR/SmtB family transcription factor translates to MFKVLAVETRVRMLELLKTQGPLGAKEIARLAGITPAAASQHLKILKQAGLVRCERQGYWIPYAVNPEALEKYRRILSEVCTCGCQGSGQWREQERSAISLKTLEQYEQDLQNELENVRQRIKELKPE, encoded by the coding sequence ATGTTTAAAGTCCTGGCCGTGGAAACCCGGGTGAGGATGCTTGAACTCTTGAAGACCCAAGGCCCATTGGGGGCCAAAGAAATTGCCAGACTGGCGGGGATCACCCCCGCGGCGGCCTCGCAGCATCTCAAGATCCTGAAGCAGGCCGGACTGGTAAGGTGCGAGCGCCAGGGATATTGGATACCATATGCCGTTAACCCGGAGGCCTTGGAAAAATACCGCCGGATCTTGTCGGAAGTTTGCACTTGCGGCTGCCAGGGTAGCGGCCAGTGGCGAGAACAGGAGCGCAGCGCAATCTCACTGAAGACCCTGGAACAATACGAACAGGACCTGCAGAATGAGCTGGAAAATGTTCGCCAGAGGATCAAAGAACTGAAGCCAGAATAG